In one Trichlorobacter lovleyi SZ genomic region, the following are encoded:
- a CDS encoding DUF3820 family protein, whose amino-acid sequence MGTPACYDPLQPCHEATADPEELMALAEMRMPFGKYQGRLLIDLPERYVVWFANNGFPEGRLGRMLQTVHAIKVNGLEYLFAPLRHGKTGR is encoded by the coding sequence TTGGGCACCCCCGCTTGCTATGATCCACTGCAGCCCTGTCATGAGGCGACTGCTGATCCGGAAGAGTTGATGGCGCTGGCAGAGATGAGGATGCCGTTCGGCAAGTATCAGGGGCGGTTATTGATCGATCTGCCGGAACGCTATGTGGTCTGGTTTGCCAATAATGGATTTCCTGAAGGACGCTTGGGCAGGATGTTGCAGACGGTTCATGCAATCAAGGTAAACGGGTTGGAATATCTGTTTGCCCCGTTACGTCATGGGAAAACCGGCCGCTGA
- the bioD gene encoding dethiobiotin synthase, with product MSNGLFITGTDTGVGKTIVAATLARILRLRGVNVGVMKPVTSGCVERNGELISEDAELLAWAAGVDCSEDIAPYCLREPIAPVEAAQLDGVKIDFSRIAACYQRLAAQHEFMIVEGAGGLMVPLNGGLLIADLVKQLDLPLLVVARPGLGTINHSVLTCFAAGQMDIEVKGVMVNRFPANPGRAEKGASHQIGSLCGAPILGIWDDLPGSAEEVVERLAEQFNADPKSDIILRVLGGAEDSGCGATEASNGCSSCGCSGSCGGE from the coding sequence ATGAGCAACGGACTGTTTATTACCGGCACGGACACCGGTGTCGGCAAAACCATAGTGGCTGCAACCCTGGCCCGAATTCTGCGCCTGCGGGGGGTGAATGTCGGAGTCATGAAGCCGGTTACCAGCGGCTGTGTCGAGCGCAATGGTGAGCTGATCTCGGAAGATGCCGAGCTTTTGGCCTGGGCTGCCGGTGTTGACTGTAGCGAAGATATTGCCCCCTACTGTCTGCGTGAGCCGATTGCTCCGGTTGAGGCAGCACAGCTGGACGGGGTGAAGATCGATTTCAGCAGGATTGCAGCCTGTTACCAGCGTCTGGCAGCACAACATGAATTTATGATTGTGGAAGGGGCAGGGGGGCTGATGGTGCCGTTGAATGGTGGTCTGCTGATCGCTGATCTGGTTAAACAACTGGATCTGCCGCTGTTGGTGGTAGCCCGTCCCGGTCTGGGAACCATCAACCATAGTGTGCTGACCTGCTTTGCTGCCGGACAGATGGATATTGAGGTCAAGGGGGTTATGGTCAACCGTTTCCCAGCCAACCCCGGCCGTGCCGAGAAGGGGGCCTCCCACCAGATCGGTTCACTGTGCGGGGCGCCGATCCTGGGGATCTGGGATGACCTGCCCGGTTCTGCAGAGGAGGTTGTCGAACGGCTGGCTGAGCAGTTTAATGCAGACCCCAAGAGTGACATCATTCTGCGAGTGCTGGGGGGGGCTGAGGATAGTGGATGCGGGGCAACAGAGGCTTCAAACGGCTGTTCTTCCTGCGGCTGCTCCGGCAGTTGCGGGGGAGAGTAG
- the bioB gene encoding biotin synthase BioB, translating into MIITDTPIDTLAGSILDGASISSEQALALTALSGASLQSLFAAASRVREHHFGNQVSLCGIINAKSGLCPEDCAFCAQSSHHATGVACYPLLDQDTLLAGARSVAGHGAACYGIVTSGSGISEGDELEQVCAAIRAIRAEGRIAPGASLGTLTKTAAEQLKAAGLVTYHHNLETSRSFFPQICSTHDYDDDVATVQLAKQVGLRVCCGGLFGLGETMAQRVELALTLRELQVDSVPINFLDPVPGTPLAVMQQLTSLDCLHTIALYRLILPDVHITICGGRQRNLRELQSWVFLAGASGIMTGNYLTKEGRQPADDLRMIEDLGLVIAKEMLR; encoded by the coding sequence ATGATTATTACTGATACCCCAATTGATACGTTGGCAGGCTCCATCCTTGATGGAGCCTCAATCAGCAGTGAACAGGCTCTGGCCCTGACTGCGCTGAGCGGTGCATCGCTGCAGTCCCTCTTTGCTGCTGCCTCCCGTGTGCGGGAACACCATTTCGGCAACCAGGTGTCGTTGTGCGGCATCATCAATGCAAAGTCAGGACTCTGTCCGGAAGATTGTGCCTTTTGTGCCCAGTCTTCCCACCATGCCACCGGTGTTGCCTGCTATCCATTGCTGGATCAGGATACCCTGCTGGCCGGGGCCCGGTCTGTGGCCGGTCATGGCGCTGCCTGTTACGGTATCGTGACCAGTGGCAGTGGCATCAGCGAAGGTGATGAGCTGGAACAGGTCTGCGCTGCCATCAGGGCCATCAGAGCTGAAGGCCGGATTGCCCCCGGTGCCTCGCTGGGTACCTTGACCAAAACTGCTGCAGAACAGCTCAAGGCTGCCGGTCTGGTGACCTATCACCATAATCTGGAGACCTCCCGCAGTTTCTTTCCGCAGATCTGCAGCACCCATGACTATGACGATGATGTTGCCACGGTGCAGCTGGCAAAGCAGGTCGGCCTGCGGGTCTGCTGCGGCGGCCTGTTCGGGCTGGGTGAGACCATGGCGCAGCGGGTTGAACTTGCATTGACCCTGCGGGAACTGCAGGTTGATTCAGTGCCGATCAATTTTCTGGACCCGGTGCCCGGCACACCACTGGCTGTTATGCAGCAGCTGACATCGCTTGACTGTCTGCATACCATCGCCCTGTATCGCCTGATCCTGCCGGATGTGCATATCACTATCTGCGGCGGGCGACAGCGTAACCTGCGGGAACTGCAGTCCTGGGTCTTTCTGGCAGGGGCAAGCGGTATCATGACCGGTAACTATTTAACCAAGGAAGGACGCCAGCCTGCCGATGATCTACGGATGATTGAGGACCTGGGGCTGGTGATTGCAAAGGAGATGCTGCGATGA
- a CDS encoding GspE/PulE family protein, whose protein sequence is MGTQSKLTIEYLTALLFEKKLLTGDQRAMVLAKAKAQEARLTAGPQAGGRRLHRGGEAPSPAQLLASFNLETPGGNGRILSEDAITEALASFLNIPYLKIDPLKLDLDVVTSYIPRPFALKHLIVPVATRDGELAIAVVDPFNDQVLSEFATAHRLKVRRVLSSCSDIQKILREFYGFRASVLAAEAESSTTIDLGNLEQLFKLKGEHELEGNDRHVISAVDFLLSYAFDQRASDIHIEPKREKCLIRFRLDGLLHNIHLLPKPLHAPIVSRIKILSRMDLAEKRRPQDGRIKTSHNNKEVELRVSTVPTAFGEKVVIRIFDPDILFQELDSIGFYTREYSLYNSFIHRPNGIILVTGPTGSGKTTTLYSTLRNLSSPEVNIVTIEDPIEMVMEEFNQIAVQQSIGVTFGNILRTVLRQDPDIVMVGEIRDEETAENAVQAALTGHLVLSTLHTNDAPSSIARLLDLGVPPYLITATVVGIIAQRLLRKVCPHCKVPRQLSAEERTYLQLTAESYTVYEGEGCKGCRGTGYKGRTGIFEVLEMNERIRAMVGDKVDLAELVRSAEQDGFLSLRQLAIRKMLEGATTYDEVISITG, encoded by the coding sequence ATGGGGACACAGTCAAAACTGACCATTGAATATCTGACCGCGTTACTGTTTGAAAAAAAACTGCTCACTGGCGATCAGCGGGCCATGGTGCTGGCCAAGGCCAAGGCCCAGGAGGCCCGCCTGACAGCGGGTCCCCAGGCCGGCGGGCGCCGTCTGCATCGTGGGGGGGAGGCGCCGTCACCTGCCCAGCTGCTGGCTTCATTCAACCTTGAGACGCCTGGTGGAAACGGACGTATTCTGTCGGAGGATGCCATAACGGAAGCGCTGGCGTCGTTTCTGAATATCCCCTATCTCAAGATTGACCCGCTCAAGCTTGATCTTGATGTGGTCACCTCCTATATCCCGCGTCCCTTTGCCTTGAAACACCTGATCGTGCCGGTGGCCACCCGTGACGGTGAACTGGCAATCGCGGTGGTTGATCCCTTTAATGATCAGGTGCTGAGCGAGTTTGCCACTGCCCATCGCCTTAAGGTCCGGCGGGTACTCAGTTCATGCAGCGACATCCAGAAAATACTGCGTGAGTTTTACGGTTTCCGGGCCTCAGTCCTGGCTGCCGAGGCAGAGTCCTCCACGACCATTGACCTGGGGAACCTTGAGCAGCTCTTCAAGTTGAAAGGAGAGCATGAGCTTGAAGGGAATGACCGTCACGTCATATCTGCAGTGGATTTTCTGCTCTCCTACGCCTTTGACCAGCGTGCCAGCGATATCCATATTGAGCCAAAGCGGGAGAAATGTCTGATCCGCTTCCGGCTGGACGGCCTGTTGCATAATATCCATCTGCTGCCCAAGCCGTTGCATGCTCCGATTGTTTCCAGGATCAAGATCCTGTCACGCATGGATCTGGCTGAAAAGCGACGCCCTCAGGATGGCCGGATCAAGACCAGCCATAACAACAAAGAGGTGGAACTGCGGGTTTCCACCGTGCCGACCGCCTTTGGCGAAAAGGTGGTTATCCGGATCTTTGACCCGGATATCCTGTTTCAGGAACTGGATTCAATCGGCTTTTATACGCGGGAATACTCTCTGTATAACAGCTTTATCCACCGTCCCAACGGGATCATTCTGGTCACCGGTCCAACCGGTTCGGGCAAGACAACGACCCTCTACTCAACCCTGCGTAACCTTTCGTCTCCGGAAGTGAATATCGTTACCATTGAAGATCCGATCGAGATGGTGATGGAGGAGTTTAACCAGATTGCGGTGCAACAGAGTATCGGCGTCACCTTCGGCAATATCCTGAGGACGGTCCTGCGGCAGGACCCGGATATCGTCATGGTTGGTGAGATCCGTGATGAAGAAACTGCCGAGAACGCAGTCCAGGCGGCCCTGACCGGCCATCTGGTGCTCTCCACGTTGCATACCAATGATGCCCCTTCGTCCATTGCCCGTTTGCTGGATCTGGGAGTGCCGCCCTATCTGATTACGGCAACGGTGGTCGGCATTATCGCGCAGCGTCTGTTGCGCAAGGTCTGTCCCCACTGCAAGGTTCCGCGCCAGCTGTCTGCAGAGGAACGGACCTATCTGCAATTGACCGCCGAGTCTTACACCGTCTATGAGGGCGAGGGGTGCAAGGGGTGTCGGGGCACTGGCTATAAAGGCCGCACCGGTATCTTTGAAGTGCTTGAGATGAACGAGCGGATCCGGGCCATGGTGGGAGACAAGGTTGATCTTGCAGAACTGGTGCGTTCTGCCGAGCAGGACGGTTTTCTGTCCCTGCGTCAACTTGCTATTCGTAAGATGTTGGAAGGGGCAACCACCTACGATGAGGTAATCTCAATTACCGGTTGA
- a CDS encoding efflux RND transporter permease subunit, producing MNVSELFIRRPIATSLVMLAVLVFGLLAYRGLPVNDLPTVDFPTIQVTSNLPGASPETMASAVATPLEREFSTIAGLDSMTSTNGQGISIITLKFTLKRNIDAAALDVQAAIAKAMRKLPADMTTPPSYRKVNPADSPVLYLALNSESMPLHQVNEYADTMLAQRISMVSGVAQVLVYGSQKYAARVQVDPRQLAARGIGIDEVASALARANSNLPTGVLQGKQQALTIQTNAPLLKAEAFRPTIIAWKNGSPVRVQDVGTTLDSVENDKVAAWYNRREFATRAIVLAVQRQPGANTIEMVDAIKQLLPEFQNQLPAALQMNVLYDRTVSIRESVDEVKFTLVLTICLVIMVIFLFLRNLPATLIPSLAVPLSIVGTFAVMSGLGISINNISLLALTLSVGFVVDDAIVMLENIVRHIEEGMKPMEAALRGSREIGFTIVSMTISLVAVFIPVLFMGGMLGRLLNEFAVTISAAILISGFVSLTLTPMLCSRFLKPHDVSRQHGRLYQLLERFFDLLRDGYATSLKWVLRHLRSALLFTIATALVTIWLFARMPAGLFSSEDTGGIYGITEGAQGISFEEMMRNQQLAADIVRQNPNVEAFMSSAGASGSRVGSNSGFMFIRLKPLSQRKDSADTVIQQLRPKLAQLPGIQVFLQNPPPIRLEATLSKAQYQFALMSPDTTQLYQAAAQFESRLKGLPILQDVTSDLQIRNPELRLAIDRDHAAALNVSPQQLEDALYYAYGSRQVSTIFAPSNQYQVILEVEPQYQKDQAALGLLHVRSTIGQLVPLSTLLTAQRSVGPLTVNHLGQSAAVTVSFNIRPGVPLGEATAAVEKEAKALPTGITTAFQGTAQAFKQSFSGLSWLLIAAVAVIYIVLGVLYESYIHPVTILSGLPSAGLGALLTLLLFGHELNLYAFVGIILLVGIVKKNAIMMIDFALDAQRTEGITPERAIYQGCLIRFRPIMMTTMAALTGALPIALGIGAGADARRPLGLAVVGGLLVSQILTLYITPVVYIYLDRLQQHIRRTPRQEKADD from the coding sequence ATGAATGTTTCCGAACTCTTTATCCGCAGGCCGATTGCCACCAGCCTGGTCATGCTGGCCGTGCTGGTGTTCGGTCTGCTGGCCTATCGCGGCCTGCCGGTTAATGACCTGCCCACGGTTGATTTTCCCACGATACAGGTAACCTCCAACCTGCCCGGCGCCAGCCCCGAAACCATGGCCTCTGCGGTGGCCACCCCGCTTGAACGGGAGTTTTCCACCATTGCCGGTCTGGACTCCATGACCTCTACCAATGGGCAGGGGATCTCTATCATCACGCTGAAATTTACCCTGAAACGCAATATCGATGCAGCTGCGCTGGATGTACAGGCCGCCATTGCGAAGGCGATGCGCAAGCTGCCGGCCGACATGACAACCCCGCCTTCCTACCGCAAGGTCAACCCCGCTGATTCGCCGGTGCTCTACCTTGCGCTCAACTCGGAAAGCATGCCGTTGCATCAGGTGAACGAGTACGCCGATACCATGCTGGCACAGCGGATCTCCATGGTAAGCGGTGTGGCCCAGGTACTGGTCTATGGCTCGCAGAAATACGCTGCCCGGGTGCAGGTCGATCCGCGTCAGCTGGCGGCCCGCGGGATCGGGATTGATGAGGTTGCCTCAGCCCTGGCCCGTGCAAACTCGAACCTTCCCACCGGTGTGCTGCAGGGGAAGCAGCAGGCCCTGACGATCCAAACCAATGCGCCGCTCCTGAAGGCAGAGGCCTTCAGGCCGACCATCATTGCCTGGAAGAACGGTTCGCCGGTGCGGGTACAGGATGTCGGTACCACGCTGGACAGCGTGGAGAACGATAAGGTGGCGGCCTGGTACAATCGCAGGGAGTTTGCGACCCGGGCCATTGTGCTGGCGGTCCAGCGTCAGCCGGGCGCCAATACCATTGAGATGGTGGATGCCATCAAGCAACTCCTGCCGGAATTCCAGAACCAGCTCCCTGCCGCCCTTCAGATGAATGTCCTCTACGACCGGACGGTTTCGATCCGGGAGTCGGTTGATGAAGTCAAGTTTACGCTGGTCTTGACCATCTGCCTGGTGATCATGGTGATCTTTCTCTTTCTGCGCAACCTGCCGGCCACCCTGATCCCCAGCCTGGCAGTGCCCCTCTCGATTGTCGGGACCTTTGCCGTCATGAGCGGCCTGGGTATTTCCATCAACAATATCAGCCTGCTGGCGCTGACCCTGTCGGTTGGTTTTGTCGTGGATGACGCCATTGTGATGCTGGAAAATATCGTGCGCCACATTGAGGAGGGGATGAAGCCGATGGAGGCGGCCCTGCGCGGATCGCGGGAAATCGGGTTTACGATTGTTTCCATGACCATCTCACTGGTTGCGGTGTTTATTCCGGTGCTGTTTATGGGGGGGATGCTGGGGCGGCTCTTGAACGAGTTTGCTGTTACCATCTCTGCGGCGATCCTGATTTCAGGTTTTGTCTCCCTGACTCTGACGCCGATGCTCTGCAGCAGGTTTCTGAAGCCACACGACGTCTCCCGGCAGCATGGCCGCCTCTATCAGCTGCTGGAACGTTTCTTTGATCTGTTGCGTGACGGGTATGCTACGTCGCTGAAGTGGGTGCTGAGGCATCTCAGGTCTGCACTGCTCTTTACCATTGCAACCGCACTGGTCACCATCTGGCTTTTTGCGCGCATGCCTGCCGGACTCTTTTCCAGTGAGGATACCGGCGGTATCTACGGCATTACGGAAGGCGCCCAGGGGATATCTTTTGAAGAGATGATGCGTAATCAGCAGCTTGCTGCCGACATTGTGCGTCAGAATCCCAATGTTGAGGCGTTCATGTCCTCTGCCGGTGCTTCCGGTTCACGGGTCGGCTCCAACAGCGGCTTCATGTTTATCCGGCTGAAGCCCCTCAGCCAGCGTAAAGACAGCGCCGACACGGTTATTCAGCAGCTCAGGCCGAAGCTGGCCCAGCTGCCCGGTATTCAGGTTTTTCTGCAGAATCCGCCGCCCATCCGGCTGGAGGCGACACTTTCAAAGGCACAGTACCAGTTCGCCCTGATGTCGCCCGACACCACCCAGCTGTATCAGGCTGCCGCCCAGTTTGAGTCGCGCCTCAAGGGGCTGCCGATTCTGCAGGATGTTACTTCGGACCTTCAGATCAGGAATCCCGAGCTGAGGCTTGCCATAGACCGGGATCATGCTGCAGCTCTGAATGTCTCCCCGCAGCAGTTGGAAGATGCCTTGTACTACGCCTATGGTTCCCGCCAGGTATCCACCATCTTTGCCCCGAGCAACCAGTATCAGGTCATACTGGAGGTGGAGCCGCAGTACCAGAAGGACCAGGCCGCCCTTGGCCTGCTCCATGTCCGTTCTACCATCGGCCAATTGGTGCCGCTCTCTACCTTGTTGACCGCACAGCGCTCAGTCGGGCCACTGACCGTCAACCACTTGGGGCAGTCCGCTGCAGTGACCGTCTCCTTCAATATCCGCCCCGGCGTGCCGCTTGGTGAGGCAACTGCTGCTGTGGAAAAAGAGGCCAAAGCCCTGCCCACCGGGATCACCACCGCCTTTCAGGGAACAGCCCAGGCCTTCAAACAATCATTCTCCGGGCTCAGCTGGCTGCTTATCGCCGCTGTGGCAGTGATCTATATCGTGCTGGGGGTGCTGTACGAAAGTTACATCCATCCGGTGACGATCCTTTCCGGTCTGCCGTCGGCAGGGCTCGGGGCGTTGCTGACCCTGTTGCTGTTCGGCCATGAGTTGAACCTGTACGCCTTTGTGGGGATTATCCTGCTGGTGGGGATCGTCAAGAAAAACGCCATCATGATGATCGACTTTGCCCTGGATGCCCAGCGTACGGAAGGGATCACCCCTGAGCGGGCCATCTACCAGGGCTGCCTGATCCGTTTCCGCCCCATTATGATGACCACGATGGCCGCCCTGACCGGGGCGCTTCCGATCGCACTGGGGATCGGTGCCGGTGCCGATGCACGCCGTCCTCTGGGGCTGGCGGTGGTTGGCGGTTTGCTGGTATCACAAATTTTAACACTGTACATTACACCAGTAGTCTATATATATCTTGACCGCCTGCAACAGCACATCAGGCGGACGCCGCGGCAGGAGAAGGCAGATGACTGA
- a CDS encoding bifunctional metallophosphatase/5'-nucleotidase — protein sequence MRTVQNRLRTFVQALAAFVLIMVVSACSTPPAHFSLTLLHLNDTHSHLEAVPVTLEIDGVGSTTAELGGFARIKTVLDRMRASEPDLLLLHGGDALQGTLYFTLFNGGLEFDFLNLLGLDAMTFGNHEFDRGTAPIPGWIKRSRFPWLSANIDFSAEPAIAPLVKPYLIKTVAGEKVAIIGVTTETTPQTTHDVGRVRFNDAVASTRRQVAALTAQGINKIILLSHLGYQQDLQLASQVAGVDLIIGGHSHSLLGDTTRLAVVGLVPDGAYPTELAALDGRPVLVAQAWQWGHLLGRLNVQFDRAGVVSGYSAKQVIPVGERFSRDGTSVSPESSQYQAIVNVLAQSGTAQIVAEDPAVLAALAPYQRQLAQFHTAVVARAVEDLKRGVNSGPGPLVADAMLGALPNAQVALLNYGGVRKSLLSGMISEGDLLEVMPFADTLVLIDLNGSELQAALEGNIDFLIAKYGLKQPVMPYVAGIRFNVQLSAPRGSRVTALTVRDSRGNFQPVEPAALYRTVVNTFVAGGGDGFAAVKNAAGFRSDSGIIDSDAFREYLKKLGTVSNSDEQRITILQSAGGAGQP from the coding sequence ATGCGTACCGTGCAAAATAGATTGAGGACCTTTGTGCAGGCGCTGGCAGCGTTTGTACTGATCATGGTTGTAAGCGCCTGCAGCACTCCTCCGGCACACTTCAGCCTGACATTGCTGCACCTGAATGACACCCATTCCCACCTTGAGGCGGTACCGGTCACTCTGGAGATAGACGGTGTCGGCAGCACCACCGCAGAGCTGGGGGGCTTTGCCAGGATTAAGACGGTGCTTGACCGGATGCGGGCGTCCGAACCTGATCTGCTGCTCCTGCATGGCGGTGATGCCCTGCAGGGCACCCTCTACTTTACCCTGTTCAATGGCGGTCTGGAGTTCGATTTCCTGAACCTGCTGGGGCTGGATGCCATGACATTCGGCAACCATGAATTTGACCGGGGCACCGCCCCGATTCCGGGCTGGATCAAACGTTCCCGCTTCCCCTGGCTTTCGGCAAATATCGATTTTTCAGCTGAACCGGCCATAGCTCCCCTGGTCAAACCGTATCTGATCAAGACCGTGGCCGGTGAAAAAGTGGCCATTATCGGTGTCACCACCGAGACAACCCCTCAGACCACCCATGATGTGGGCAGGGTGCGCTTTAACGACGCCGTGGCCAGTACCCGCCGGCAGGTGGCAGCCTTGACCGCCCAGGGGATCAACAAGATCATTCTGCTGTCCCACCTGGGATATCAGCAGGATCTGCAGCTGGCCAGCCAGGTCGCCGGGGTTGACCTGATTATCGGCGGGCACAGCCACAGTCTGCTGGGTGATACAACGCGACTGGCTGTTGTCGGCCTTGTACCGGATGGGGCCTATCCGACTGAGCTGGCGGCACTGGACGGCAGGCCGGTGCTGGTGGCCCAGGCCTGGCAGTGGGGGCATCTGCTGGGCAGGCTGAACGTCCAGTTTGACAGGGCAGGGGTGGTGTCCGGTTACAGCGCTAAACAGGTGATCCCGGTCGGGGAGCGCTTCAGCCGTGACGGTACCTCGGTGTCTCCGGAGAGCAGCCAGTATCAGGCCATTGTCAATGTGCTGGCCCAAAGCGGAACAGCGCAGATCGTTGCCGAAGATCCGGCGGTGCTGGCAGCCCTGGCACCCTACCAGCGGCAGCTTGCACAGTTTCATACGGCTGTTGTTGCCCGGGCTGTAGAAGACCTGAAACGGGGGGTGAACAGCGGGCCTGGTCCCCTGGTTGCTGATGCCATGCTGGGAGCGCTCCCCAATGCTCAAGTGGCGCTTTTGAACTACGGCGGTGTGAGAAAAAGCCTGTTGTCCGGCATGATTTCAGAAGGGGATCTGCTGGAGGTGATGCCCTTTGCCGACACCCTGGTGCTGATTGATCTGAACGGTTCTGAACTGCAAGCTGCCCTGGAGGGGAATATTGATTTTCTGATTGCCAAGTATGGTCTCAAACAGCCGGTTATGCCCTATGTTGCCGGCATCAGGTTTAACGTACAGTTGTCAGCCCCCAGAGGTTCACGGGTGACAGCCCTGACCGTCAGGGACAGCAGGGGGAACTTTCAGCCGGTTGAGCCTGCTGCGCTGTACCGTACCGTCGTCAACACCTTTGTGGCTGGCGGCGGTGATGGTTTTGCTGCCGTAAAAAATGCTGCAGGATTTCGGAGTGATAGCGGGATTATCGACAGCGATGCCTTCAGGGAATATCTGAAAAAACTCGGTACAGTCAGCAATTCAGATGAACAGCGGATAACCATTCTTCAGAGCGCAGGCGGTGCCGGACAGCCTTGA